One genomic window of Elaeis guineensis isolate ETL-2024a chromosome 2, EG11, whole genome shotgun sequence includes the following:
- the LOC140855568 gene encoding uncharacterized protein gives MAANRYRDRRCRLHKYCNELQAKGIDPVTQPYRNWAGSSDDWRWLCEHFGSEAFQRRSEANKVNRRKIDSIHTQGSASFAQGMKRMGLSGVDAYAKFYQNKSGEFVTEEARQRHEKMLELREQATREVGSDGDTGSQQVCLMTDDTILDTVLGRQLGSGHSMRSKKSRSSSSGRSDDASVPEAVRTSMSMMQDQISYWMNRSQTLERIVAAVAG, from the exons atggctgcaaatagatacagagatcggcgatgtaggcttcataaatactgcaatgagctgcaggcgaaggggattgatcctgtgacccagccatacagaaattgggctgggtctagtgacgattggcggtggttatgtgagcattttggaagtgaggcatttcag cgacgatcggaggcgaataaggtgaataggagaaagattgattctattcacacgcaaggaagtgcctcttttgcacagggaatgaagaggatg ggactatccggagtcgacgcctatgctaaattctatcaaaacaagagtggcgagttcgtgaccgaggaggcgaggcagcgtcat gaaaaaatgttagaattgagagaacaggcgacgagggaggtgggatctgatggtgatactgggtcgcagcaggtttgtttgatgacagatgatacgattttggataccgtcctcgggcggcagctaggatctggtcatagcatgcggtccaaaaaatcacgcagttcgtcatccggccggtctgatgatgcatcggtgccagaggcagttaggacatccatgagcatgatgcaagatcagattagttactggatgaatcgtagtcagacgctcgagaggatcgtagctgcggtggcgggatag